Sequence from the uncultured Bacteroides sp. genome:
ATCCCAGTCGCCGGCTTTGATTATTAATTTAAATCCACCCGAAGCTTTAAAGTATCCTGTATAAGTATAGATTTTCTCACCTGGAAGGCTATTGCCGGCAAACATAACCTGAAGTCCTTTACCGAAATTAGTATTATTATTATCCCAGCTATATAGCGCATCACCTACAATATAAAGAGGATCCTTTACTGGAATTTCTGCAATATACGGAGTAAAGGTAATAGTTTGTACATTTGAATAAACTGTTGAAATAGCTGCATTACCACTACTTGAAGAGACAACAGTTTTCAAGCGTATATCTATTGTGAGCGGCTTTGAATCTATCGTAAAGTTCGCAGCAGCAGAGTTAAGCATAGCAGCTGTAATAACTGCAGACGTAGTTGTAGACGAAGCCAGTTCTATCGGTTTTTCAAAGGTACCTCCATGAGCATCTGCCTGGATAGTATAATTTGCAGCAGCGGCATAACCATAATCAGCTGCTTCCCATTGCCACTTTCCAACCTTGTTTGTTAAATCAGTTGTTTCGGTAATCACAAGATTCTCTGGCAAGAGTTGCTCCAGCACAGGAGAAATGATTGTGTCGCTCATCATTACCTTATCTTCTTCTTCGCAAGCAAAAAAGCAAGTGCAGCAAAGAGCGATCAGAAATATATTTAATTTTTTCATATTATAATTCATTTATAAATTTTGAAAATAATCATTAATATCCAGAATTCTGGACTAAATTAGTATTAGCACCCATATCATCTGCCGGAATTGGGAATACATTATATATATCCGAAATAGATTTACCTGCAGCTACGCCACCTTTCCAAGGCCATACATAAGAAGAACCAGAATATTTACCAAAACGAACTAAGTCTGTGCGACGTTGAGCTTCAAAGAAGAATTCACGTCCTCTTTCTTCTAATATAAAGTCTAGAGTCAATTCACTCGTTGCTATTGGCGCTTCATCTATATCTGAATAGGCACGTGCCCGAAGATCATTTACATATTTCAAAGCAGTAGTTTTGTCACCACCAGTTCCTCCTCTTAATACTGCTTCAGCATAATTCAGATAGATTTCACCTAAACGGAACAATGGGAAGTCTGTATAAGCAATGTTACTAGCTGGAAGTGAGCCATCTTTATTAACATTGTAATATTTAACTACAGGAATACCATTATTTGTATACAATCCAGGACTAGCAATCTCAATATTTGTAGTCAACTCTGTATGGAGCATCGATTTTCTTGTATCAAAATTATATCCATTTTCCTTTTCAAATGTTTTTAGCATAGAAGAACGACCACGATTACCTTGCCATGCACCAACTGCATTAACCGCAGATTGCATACTTGAAGGTTCGCCGCTACAAAGTAGAAAAGTCATACCACCCCATGTCTGAGTATTTACACCTTCATAACGAATTGGAAGAATCATTTCTTTAGAGTGATCATTATCTGCCTTAAACATATTAGCATAAACAGGTTCCAAAGTATAACCGGCAGTAATTACTTTATTGCAATAAGTAATACATTCAGTATATTTATCAGTACCAATATAAGTCTTTGCATTCAAATACAAGCGTGATAATAATGACCAGGCAGCAGCTTTGTTTGCATGTCCATAACTGGCATTATAACCTACAGTAGGATCTTGCATATCAGAAACGCATTCAGTAAGTTCTTTTTCAACATAAGCAAACAAGTCATTCGCCATAATTTGCTGAGGCAATGTTGTACCAACAGTACTTGTTTCTGTTACGAAAGGAACGTTTCTAAACATATCAAGAAGGTAATAATATGCAAGTGCACGCATAAAACGAGCTTCTGCACGATATGTTTTCACTTGAGTCTTAACTGTTTCGTCAGCACCACGAGAAGCTAACTTTTCATCAGTTGTTTCACGAAGGAAAGCATTTGCCAGATTTACCTGATAATAAAGACGATAATAAAGGCCTTTGATAAATACATTAGATGAACTCCATGAATTATTATTAAAATCAGGCATACCAACATCATTCCAGCAGCAATGAGCCTCATCTGTAGTAAGTTCCTGTAAATTCCAAAGTCCTCGTAAGAAAGAAGCCTGGCTACCACCATCAACTCCGGCAACGTCTGAATCTCCATCTCCACCGGCATTACCACTCATAGCAAGTCCTGCATAAATTTTTGCCAGACTTTGCTGATATGCATCAATTGTATTACTGAATACAAGCTCCGATACTACATCTTGCGGGTCCAAAGGCACCGTGTTCAAGTCATTAGTACAAGATGAGGTTCCCATTATCATACTAATGAATAATGCGGAGGCCAAAGATTTATATTTTAATGTTTTCATATATATTACAGATTAAAAGTTAAGACTCAAGCCAACCATATATACACGTGGGTGAGGATAAATGTTATTATCAATACCATCATTATTGAATTCAGGGTCAATTCCTTTATATTTAGTTATAACGAAAGGATTTTGAACTGTACAATAAATACGTGCTGTCTGATTGCTATTAAACAATTTATTAAATGTATATCCTAAAGAGATATTATCCATTCTCAGGAAAGATGCATTTTGAATATAGTAGCTTGACTGATAACGTGGATCTACAAAATTAGTAGTTAATGCACTATTCATTCGATTCTTTAAGAAACCAGATGGGTCAAATGCTGTTGATGATGATTCACGGTTAGACTGCACATTATTATATGCATAATTACCTAAATTAGCACGTAATGCAAATTGAAAATCCCAGTTTTTATATGATAATT
This genomic interval carries:
- a CDS encoding SusE domain-containing protein → MKKLNIFLIALCCTCFFACEEEDKVMMSDTIISPVLEQLLPENLVITETTDLTNKVGKWQWEAADYGYAAAANYTIQADAHGGTFEKPIELASSTTTSAVITAAMLNSAAANFTIDSKPLTIDIRLKTVVSSSSGNAAISTVYSNVQTITFTPYIAEIPVKDPLYIVGDALYSWDNNNTNFGKGLQVMFAGNSLPGEKIYTYTGYFKASGGFKLIIKAGDWDHSYAYASDGKIGANNAGGNFPAPATAGYYTLTVNLTTLSYSMVPYTGSTATTYTKIGLIGDATPTGWDSDTALEQNIPHVWSLQKIQLTAGKTVKFRANNAWDVAWGTGTPSTYFLPFGIASTAGGNITIEKSGDYFVSFNDLTNHYILVRLEKMP
- a CDS encoding RagB/SusD family nutrient uptake outer membrane protein; translation: MKTLKYKSLASALFISMIMGTSSCTNDLNTVPLDPQDVVSELVFSNTIDAYQQSLAKIYAGLAMSGNAGGDGDSDVAGVDGGSQASFLRGLWNLQELTTDEAHCCWNDVGMPDFNNNSWSSSNVFIKGLYYRLYYQVNLANAFLRETTDEKLASRGADETVKTQVKTYRAEARFMRALAYYYLLDMFRNVPFVTETSTVGTTLPQQIMANDLFAYVEKELTECVSDMQDPTVGYNASYGHANKAAAWSLLSRLYLNAKTYIGTDKYTECITYCNKVITAGYTLEPVYANMFKADNDHSKEMILPIRYEGVNTQTWGGMTFLLCSGEPSSMQSAVNAVGAWQGNRGRSSMLKTFEKENGYNFDTRKSMLHTELTTNIEIASPGLYTNNGIPVVKYYNVNKDGSLPASNIAYTDFPLFRLGEIYLNYAEAVLRGGTGGDKTTALKYVNDLRARAYSDIDEAPIATSELTLDFILEERGREFFFEAQRRTDLVRFGKYSGSSYVWPWKGGVAAGKSISDIYNVFPIPADDMGANTNLVQNSGY